TAGTTGCTGGGTATAGTTGTTAGCTAGAAATGTTAAAAAAGATTTGGATAGATTGTAGAAACTTTTATGTTGTAACCAAACTTGTTGGTTCATCAACCTGCTGGATTATGTATACATAGTTgaagatatatattttgataacaggttgttagtttttatttgagaatATTCTTTGAGTGGAAGGATGGCCATGTCATCTGTCACTCTTATTGGTTTTGGGGCGTGACACATGCATACAACCAAAAGTTGCGGTTCGAGTAGCTTAAAGATGTCAAGGACTTGTTTAATGATGTCCAGTGTGAACTTGAAGCCTTGAGAAACAAATTGAACTGTCAACTACCGAAACACAGCAAGTTAAGCCACTTCTTTTCCTGTTTTAATCCCTTCATATTCCGCCTCAGAATCGTAAAAAAGATGAGTGAGATAGGAGGAAGATTAAAGCAGATGGTTGCTGAGATTGAGGAGTTTGGTCTCAACAAGCAAGCCTGTGATGGAGTATTAGTAGGAGCGAAAGCGAGAGAGATGAAACCAAACTTTGTGAGAGGATTTGATCTCATCACTGGGAGGGAGGCTGATAAAGACAAGATCATTGTGCTCCTGATGTGACAAGATCTGCCTACAGATGGTTTGCACCTTTCGGCAATTCCCATAATCGGAATTGGAGGTTTGGGCAAACTGCACTTGCTAAATTGGTGTTCAATGTTCGAccaggaaatatatatattgtgttcAATGACGAGAGTGAGGGAGCACTTTGCTTTGCTAATTTGAGTCAGCATGTGCCATGATTTCAGCATGCGGCTAATAATGGAAAGAATCATTCAATGTGCCCTTAATCAGAGTTTAAATAACGCGGACTATCGCAAGCTGCAAACTCTTCCAAGAGTTGTTACTAGTCACGGAAAGTTCCTACTCTTCTTATATGGAGAGGGGAAAATGAACCAGGATGAATGGGATGATTTGAGGGACGAGTTGGCAGAAGCCGCTGATGGAAGCAACGTGAGTTTGACCACATGCGACTCAACAGCTACTATGGGAATGGGTTTTGTAATGTTGTGTAACCTACAGGGCCTTTCACATTAAGAATCAATGTCCTTATTCAAGAGATAGGCGTCTGAGAAAAATGAGCGGGAAATAAGTCTCTGTCTCCTGCAAATTGGAAATCAAATCCTAGAAATATGCAGGAGAGTTCTGCCGGTGTTGAAGATGTTCGGCAGCCTACTGTACTCAGAGGACGACAACCAATCTTGGGAGCTGGTGAGAGACGATAACGTGTGTAGATCCGCACAGATAGAGGACATATAATGTATCCTGAAACTGTGTTACAATCATTTGCCATCACACTTGAAACAATGTTTTGTCCTGTGTTTATTTTTCCGTAGAGCCGCCCACATCACCCATTTAAGTACGGCTTACATTTGCACTGCGTGTGGGCTTGTTCTAGCATCAGATCGAAACCGAACTCCTGAAGTAGCCCGTGGCAAGCGCTTCAGAGATTTATGGTCCAGATCCTTCTTCCAAGAAGCCTGGCAAGCCGACCCAGATCTTGTTTTCAGAATGCATGATTTATTATATTATCTTGAATTATCAATACTAACAGAACAAAATTACTACTTCGAACTTAATGTTAACTCCCAGAGAGTTCCAGAAAGAACTCGACATGTTACGTTACCGTGTACTAATTCGTCTGGAAGACTGAAAGAGAACGACAGCCCACCCTACTTAACCAAGTTAAAGTCACAATGAGTGTGAATGATTAACTATGAATCGACGGACACATTTGATGCGAGAAGATCTGTCAACAGCATATCTAAGTGCAAGTAGTTAGGGTTTTTGAACTTGTAATTCTTCTATCTTTGAAAAGTTACCTAGTTCCAACATAGGGGGGAATCGCCGCTTGAAGAGACTTCCAGATTCTAGTAAGCTACTTGGTCTGCCGTTTAAATCTCTTGCTGGGTGCTCGGGATGGTTGACAACATAGCAGCAAAGTCTCCTTGAGAGCGGATTTTCATCGCATGAAGTCGTTGAGGCACTTGCAGTTCTGTAATTGTGGAAATCTAGAATTTTTGTTTGGAGGCAGAATATGCTTGAACAGCCTTGCATCTTTGATAATAGAAAATTGTCCATGACTAATGTCCCAGCTGCTGGGCGAACTGATTGTTAGGGAAATTTGATTATTAATTAAGACAGAACAGTAGTTATAGATTGCTTTGATGCGTGATGACGATGTCTGTCCTTAAGATATTATTTGCTTCCATTACTGCCAgttttagaataaatatatcTCTAGGATATAAACCGAAGTGGCAGAAAAATGAATTCCAcaattactcaatttctctctttgaaTCTCACCTTGAATGTGCTATCAAAATTGTGTGTATGAAAAGAGAAGTAGAAAGAGTTACAAAGAAGAAGTTGTTTTGAATCCTTGAACAACTGTAATTATTATGAACAATGTGTAATTTGGTCCCTATTTATTGACAAATAATCGACACCTGTTAAAAATAAATACCTTATCCCTTCCATCATCATTTTTAATGATGAACTATTATCACTTTTCGTGTCAACAGTTACTTCTTTTCATAATCAACCTATTTTCATAAACATGGGTCATCTCTTTCATTACCCAGAGTTATCCCTTTCATTTCTAAAAGTCACCTCTTTTCTTGATAGCAAACTCGCACTAGAATCATTGCAGACTGTAGGCTGTGATAAGCTCATGCTGACTGAGCGTGAGGATGAGGAATTGGACCTCTTCCCAAAGCTTCGATTCTTCACGGTCTCAGCTTCACTTCGATTGGGGCACTTGCCCCAGTGGCTTCTGGCCACTGCGAACACCATGGAGGAattgtgcatttttttattgcaaaagcTTGGTGGCTCCACTGGAACGGCTGCTACAATTTTACACCTCTCAACAAGCTTCATATTCGCAAGTTTCTTCAACTGTCGTTGATGCAAGgagtaaattttctttttctcactgCACTAGAAGAGTAGATCATTTCAGATAACTCTCGACTGAGTCAAAGGCGTAAGGTGGAAGATGGTGAGCTCTGGCCTGAAGTTTCGCATGCGCCCTTTGTTAAGGTTGACGGCAAAGGGGTTCGGTCAGATGATCATTAGGTAAGTGCCAGGCGTgtcctctctcctttttcccaggatgaattttgattcaatgtcTATCGCTTGTTTAATGGATGTTTCAGCTACCCGTATGTGTGCCTGGAAAGAAGTAGAACTTTTTGAGGCACTGGGAGTCGTTAATAGGGCAATGAGAATGTCGTTGCGCTAGATTTTGTCAATGTCACCATGGGACGATTCTAGGGTCCAGTCCTGATAAAGGCTGGAAAATTTTTCCCGTCAATGGTAGATTCCAACTTTAGATAAACCGGTGTCATATTGCCAACTCCAATAGGAATTTCCGAACATTTGAATGTAGTAACTTACCAAATCCCCTTAAGTTTTATCAAGTCTCTTTAAGTAAATTAGCAGCACTCCTAAGAAGTTACTAATATTCCACTGTATTAGTAACCTATTAACTTTTTtgaaatctattttctttttaccaGTATCGTAAGTAAATTATCAATACTATCGCAATTCTACTGGTATACAATCATTGAAATGTTGGTAAGTTACTCCAATATTAGGATATCGGTTAACTTCTGATAGCGTTGGTAACTCACTAGTCACTACTGTTTCtatcaaaaattggaaaattaccggCCACTTCAAAAGTCTATTCTACCACAAcagaaaatttatgattatttagcCGTAGAATTTTGCCACCCAATGCTCAAAACACCATGACCAAGAGGGGAACTCGACCTCCTCCCACTGCAGAGGCAAAAGGGCATGTCGAGATTCCACATTCTATTGTCTTTTGGATTGTCTTGTACCTTGTTTTCAAGACCGATGCTGCTTCCTGAGACTCTTCTTTGTTGTAGTTGGGACTGATTTTTGCTTGTCCTCAGATTACTGATGCAAGGCCTGTGACATTGATTGCACTATATGGCCGAACATAAACCTCGCGAATGGTGAGAAACTGGAAATCTTTTTGAGGATCGAGAAAATTCCAAGAGAGAATCGAATGAGCAGGTCCTAATTCAATTTGCTAGTGAAATAATTTGATCGATCCAGGGAGGTGAGCCAGGAAATGCGAGAAGGAAATGCAAGCAATGTGAAAGAATTCCGAATATTCCTACATAACATCAAAAAATTTGTGTTCGCGAACGAATAAACCTCTGGAAAAACTGACCGGTTAAGttagaaaacccaaaacttgGCTTGAATGCAAACTTGGCTCTTCATTGCATTCAAGCCAGTTCTGGACCGGAAGGCAGCAGCTCATAGTCATCGTGATGCGTCGGTGTGTCTCGTCCAACAGGAATGCACTTGATAAGAGCTCCTAAAGGCAAGCTCACTGAGCCAAGCAAGACGCATAGCACCCATAGTTGCCAGCTTAGTGGCACAGTGCTTGCGAAAGTGCCAAGGAACTCCACGATGATTGCTTGGAATGCGACCGTGGAAACTATGATGAGGAGGAATATCCAGCTGCTGAATATGCCTTGGAATATGTTTATCTTTTCTATGTCTCTGCTGTTTATTTCGTTAAATACCTGGAAAGAGGTCAGCACTTTCTGCCGTCAgtgaaaattctgaaattatcAGAGAATTCAAGCAAAATCTTCTTCTATGTGCACAAAACTGGCGACAAGATGGTAACGTCAGAAGACCTGATTAGTGCATTTATGCAAAAGGAAGGTGCAGAGGAAGCAACTATGTTGACGTAGGAAACATCGACACTCTCCGAGAGCTTTCGTGTCGTGTTGGATACTTCGACACGTATCCGACACTCTCTAACGCTCTCCAACACTCGATCAACATGtgttggaaaatccgacacttggtcaatttttttgaacACTCTTCGACATTCGAGTCGAAATTATGACATGTGAGTTTCCAACACACAATTTCGACATGCAaggtcaatttaaaaaaattaataaataaagggtcaaaatatatatgtgaaaaaataaaaatcaataacaaaaatagcaaattatgaaaaaagaaaaacctaatattttcttttcttctcttttgactctcaCTTTCCGTGATACACAATTTACtcttgagtttttttctttttcctttcggCACGTCTGACACGCAAGTCTATAatgtgaattattttttttctttccaagttttatggatttattgaaatgaagttgaatttgtcaaattgaaataattaaggatattaataaatgatgaattaatgtttttagtataaatttattacaggattttattattatttatttatttgtgaatttaaatcatattaatttgattgaaataatcatcaaaacaataatttattatttatatataaaatatgcaTATAATATACAGCGTGTcataacgtgtcggaattctctatttttttgaaaacgacATGTCGGCGTGTCGCATCGCGTGTCATGTATCTGGGTCGGTGCTACTTAGGCATTGATCATAATTGAGAAGCATAACAAACTATTAAATAATTGAgctaaaacaaaaggagaaagatgTACCATGCCGCGGCGTTGGTATTGTTCGTGATGGTCTAAATATAGCCAAAAGGAGAAAGATGTACCTGGCAGAAAACAAATGTGTTGAAAATCACTGTATCAAGAACTTCAGTCGCGTCTGAGCCGTGAAGTCGAAGTAAACTCTTCCCGTCAAAATTGAGAACTCCAAGGACAGCTAGTTGATATATGCTCTGACCAATTATATTTCTCCACATGGCCCTTGTTATGAAGCTGGTACCCTTTCCTACCGGTCGTCTTTTCATCAATTCATCCTTTGGCGGCTCCGTTGCCAATGCCAGTGCACCCAGGGTGTCCATTATCATGTTGACCCAGAGTAACTGCACAGCCGTGAGCGGAGCAGATCCTGAAAAGCATAAATGTAGGCTTTTCGATCAAATTGCTCACAGTCGTTGTTAATGTTCTTATACTTCGAAGAAGTTCCAGATAAACAAGCTAATCCGCCGACAACGCACCTGAAACGCATGCCGAGACAAAGTTTATCACTAAAGCAACCACATTCACTGTTAATTGGAACTGCACAAACTTCTGGATGTTTATATATACTGAACGTCCCCATTTGGCCACATTCACAATGGTTGTGAAATCGTCATTCATTATTATGACATCAGCACTTTCTTTAGCAACCTGAAGAATCGAATGAAAATTCACCGTGAAGACAGGAGGAAACAAATTGTGATGCGCCAACGTCATCCATTAGACCATGTTCTCTGCAAACCAACAATGAGAATACAGCCGTAAAATGAACTCCACGGAAGAACATGAAGAAAATTGCAGTAACAAGCAATGTTCCTAATACAGTAAGAAGCTTAGAAGCAAACGTTCAGATGTAAGAATGAAGAGTTATGAACGTAAGAATGAAGAGTTATGTAAATCATccggtagtttttttttttttttttttttttctttttctttttgcagttTGGAACAACAGGTACcccaaggtttttttttttagcgtgCACACACGCAGTCACAAATATGTCCAGCATATACTAGCAGCACACACCTCTGTGCCTGCTATGCCCATAGCAAATCCAATGTCTGCCTCGTGCAAAGCAGGAGCATCGTTGGTCCCATCCCCAGTTACAGCAACAACCTCGTTGAACTCTTTCCTGAGAATGGTAACCAAGGTGTGCTTGTCCAAAGGCAAAGACCGCGCCATCACCTGTACCAAGAGTCAGCATTTAGCAAAAAGCATGCATCTCCAACATCATTCAGCTGACGGTCACGTCAGATGCCATTGACGGTCTTATTTACAAACCTGAATCCTTGGAATGATTTCCTGCTTCTGTTCTAGGGACTTGCCACGGAAATCCGGTCCTTCTATAGCAATACCACCCTCTGTGAGGATGCCACATTCTTTAGCTATCGCTTTAGCAGTATGAATATTGTCCCCAGTTACCATACGGACAGTAATGCCAGCTGCTAAACAAGTTTTAACCGCCTCTTTGACTCCAGGGCGTACAGGATCTTTTATTCCAACTATTGTTATCAGGGTATACCCACCCTCGGGAATGTTTCCATTTGAAGTGTCATCTACATCTTTAAATGCCAAGCAAAGTGTCCTCAGTGCTTCACTTGCAAAACCATAAATAACATCTGTCATATTTTTAACCTGCTCTTCAGACATGGAAGCAAAATTCCCTTCCTCGTCAACAATCTTGTCACACattccaagaacaatttctgatgCACCTTTGCAAAAGGCCCTTGCCCCGCCATCTGGTCGAGCCACCAGCACAGACATTTTCTTCCTAACTGAACTGAAAGGCTCTACCTTTAGAGTCTTATTCTCCCCGTGATGGGCCACAAAATCACCACCCAAAAGCAATCCAAACTCCAAAAGTGCTGATTCTGTTGGTGTTCCCAAAATTGATTGTTTACCCTCTTTATCCTTGACAACCTCGGAACTTGTATTTAGAAGTATTGCCTGCAAAAGGATGGCTAAAACTTCTTCACGTGTTTCTGATTTCAAGAAATCTTTACCCTTAGCTCCCTTCATGTTCATGTCCATA
The sequence above is drawn from the Eucalyptus grandis isolate ANBG69807.140 chromosome 11, ASM1654582v1, whole genome shotgun sequence genome and encodes:
- the LOC104425616 gene encoding LOW QUALITY PROTEIN: putative calcium-transporting ATPase 11, plasma membrane-type (The sequence of the model RefSeq protein was modified relative to this genomic sequence to represent the inferred CDS: deleted 2 bases in 1 codon); translated protein: MEKLLKDFDVASKNPSEEAQRRWRSAVSMVKNRRRRFRMVADLAKRSEAEKKRRGIQEKIRVALYVQKAALTFIDAAGLPEYKLSDDIRKEGFGIDPEELASIVRGHDIKRLKLHGGVQGIASKLPVSLDEGICTEDPSKSSISVRQRIYGFNRFTEKPARSFLTFVWEALQDLTLIILMVCAVVSIGVGIGTEGWPKGMYDGLGILISIFLVVIVTAISDYKQSLQFRDLDQEKKKISVQVTRDGRRGKVSIYDLVVGDVVHISTGDIVPADGLFITGYSLLIDESSLSGESEPVNVYEEKPFLLSGTKVQDGSGKMLVTAVGMRTEWGKLMETLSEGGDNETPLQVKLNGVATVIGKIGLGFAVLTFLVLTVRFLVEKALKHEFTSWSSADALTLVDYFAIAVTILVVAVPEGLPLAVTLSLAFAMKKLMNDWALVRRLSACETMGSASCICTDKTGTLTTNHMVVDKIWLAGKAMDMNMKGAKGKDFLKSETREEVLAILLQAILLNTSSEVVKDKEGKQSILGTPTESALLEFGLLLGGDFVAHHGENKTLKVEPFSSVRKKMSVLVARPDGGARAFCKGASEIVLGMCDKIVDEEGNFASMSEEQVKNMTDVIYGFASEALRTLCLAFKDVDDTSNGNIPEGGYTLITIVGIKDPVRPGVKEAVKTCLAAGITVRMVTGDNIHTAKAIAKECGILTEGGIAIEGPDFRGKSLEQKQEIIPRIQVMARSLPLDKHTLVTILRKEFNEVVAVTGDGTNDAPALHEADIGFAMGIAGTEVAKESADVIIMNDDFTTIVNVAKWGRSVYINIQKFVQFQLTVNVVALVINFVSACVSGSAPLTAVQLLWVNMIMDTLGALALATEPPKDELMKRRPVGKGTSFITRAMWRNIIGQSIYQLAVLGVLNFDGKSLLRLHGSDATEVLDTVIFNTFVFCQVFNEINSRDIEKINIFQGIFSSWIFLLIIVSTVAFQAIIVEFLGTFASTVPLSWQLWVLCVLLGSVSLPLGALIKCIPVGRDTPTHHDDYELLPSGPELA